The following proteins are co-located in the Escherichia fergusonii ATCC 35469 genome:
- the osmY gene encoding molecular chaperone OsmY — protein sequence MTMTRLKISKTLLAVMLTSAVATGSAYAENNAQTTNESAGQKVDSSMNKVGNFMDDSAITAKVKAALVDHDNIKSTDISVKTDQKVVTLSGFVESQAQAEEAVKVAKGVEGVTSVSDKLHVRDAKEGSVKGYAGDTATTSEIKAKLLADDIVPSRKVKVETTDGVVQLSGTVDSQAQSDRAESIAKAVDGVKSVKNDLKTK from the coding sequence ATGACTATGACAAGACTGAAGATTTCGAAAACTCTGCTGGCTGTAATGTTGACCTCTGCCGTCGCGACCGGCTCTGCCTACGCGGAAAACAACGCGCAGACTACCAATGAAAGCGCAGGGCAAAAAGTCGATAGCTCTATGAATAAAGTCGGTAATTTCATGGATGACAGCGCCATCACCGCGAAAGTGAAGGCGGCCCTGGTGGATCATGACAACATCAAGAGCACCGATATCTCTGTCAAAACCGATCAAAAAGTCGTGACTCTGAGCGGTTTCGTTGAAAGCCAGGCTCAGGCCGAAGAGGCAGTGAAAGTGGCGAAAGGCGTTGAAGGCGTGACCTCTGTCAGCGACAAACTGCACGTTCGCGACGCTAAAGAAGGCTCTGTGAAGGGCTACGCGGGTGACACCGCCACCACCAGTGAAATCAAAGCCAAACTGCTGGCGGACGATATCGTCCCTTCACGTAAAGTGAAAGTTGAAACTACCGATGGTGTGGTTCAGCTCTCCGGTACCGTAGATTCTCAGGCACAGAGCGACCGTGCTGAAAGTATCGCCAAAGCGGTAGACGGTGTGAAAAGCGTTAAAAATGATCTGAAAACTAAGTAA
- a CDS encoding DUF1328 domain-containing protein, whose product MFRWGIIFLVIALIAAALGFGGLAGTAAGAAKIVFVVGIILFLVSLFMGRKRP is encoded by the coding sequence ATGTTTCGTTGGGGCATCATATTTCTGGTTATCGCGTTAATCGCCGCCGCACTTGGGTTTGGTGGTCTGGCCGGTACTGCTGCAGGCGCAGCTAAAATTGTCTTTGTCGTCGGGATTATTCTGTTCCTGGTGAGTTTGTTCATGGGCCGAAAACGACCCTAG
- a CDS encoding patatin family protein has translation MGQRIPVTLGNIAPLSLRPFQPGRIALVCEGGGQRGIFTAGVLDEFMRAQFNPFDLYLGTSAGAQNLSAYICNQPGYARKVIMRYTTKREFFDPLRFVRGGNLIDLDWLVEATASQMPLQMDTAARLFDSGKSFYMCACRQDDYAPNYFLPTKQNWLDVIRASSAIPGFYRSGVSLEGINYLDGGISDAIPVKEAARQGAKTLVVIRTVPSQMYYTPQWFKRMERWLGDSSLQPLVNLVQHHETSYREIQQFIEKPPGKLRIFEIYPPKPLHSIALGSRIPALREDYKLGRLCGRYFLATVGKLLTEKAPLSRHLVPVVTPESIVIPPAPVANDTLVAEVSDAPQANDPTFNNEDLA, from the coding sequence GTGGGGCAGCGAATACCTGTAACGCTTGGTAATATTGCGCCGTTGTCGCTAAGGCCGTTCCAGCCTGGACGGATTGCTCTTGTGTGCGAAGGCGGCGGACAGCGTGGAATTTTCACAGCTGGCGTGCTGGATGAGTTTATGCGCGCGCAGTTTAATCCTTTCGATCTTTATCTTGGCACATCTGCCGGAGCGCAGAACCTCTCGGCGTATATCTGCAATCAGCCCGGTTACGCGCGCAAAGTCATCATGCGTTACACCACAAAACGCGAATTTTTCGATCCATTGCGCTTTGTCCGTGGAGGAAATCTTATCGATCTCGACTGGCTGGTGGAGGCCACCGCAAGCCAGATGCCGTTGCAAATGGACACCGCAGCGCGGCTATTTGACAGCGGCAAATCGTTTTATATGTGCGCTTGTCGTCAGGATGACTATGCGCCGAATTACTTTTTGCCAACCAAACAGAACTGGCTGGATGTGATTCGCGCCTCCAGTGCAATACCTGGCTTTTATCGTAGCGGAGTGTCGCTGGAAGGCATTAATTACCTGGATGGCGGGATCAGTGATGCGATCCCGGTTAAAGAGGCGGCAAGGCAGGGAGCAAAAACGTTGGTCGTCATCCGCACTGTGCCGTCACAAATGTACTATACGCCGCAGTGGTTCAAACGCATGGAACGCTGGTTGGGTGACAGTAGCCTGCAGCCGCTGGTCAATCTGGTGCAGCATCATGAAACCAGCTATCGTGAGATTCAGCAATTTATTGAGAAACCACCGGGCAAGCTGCGGATATTCGAAATTTATCCGCCGAAGCCATTACATAGTATCGCGCTCGGCAGTCGGATTCCGGCGCTGCGTGAAGACTATAAGCTTGGGCGTTTATGCGGGCGTTATTTTCTGGCAACGGTCGGTAAGTTATTGACTGAAAAAGCGCCGCTGAGCCGCCATCTGGTGCCAGTGGTGACGCCGGAGTCGATTGTTATTCCTCCTGCACCAGTCGCCAACGATACGCTGGTTGCCGAAGTGAGCGACGCTCCGCAGGCGAATGACCCGACATTTAACAATGAGGATTTGGCTTGA
- a CDS encoding metal-dependent hydrolase gives MICRYIDTHCHFDFPPFSGDEEASLQRAAQAGVGKIIVPATEAANFARVQALAENYQPLYAALGLHPGMLEKHNDASLDQLQQALGRRPTKVVAVGEIGLDLFGDDPQFERQQWLLDEQLKLAKRYDLPVILHSRRTHDKLAMHLKRQNLPRTGVVHGFSGSLQQAERFVQLGYKIGVGGTITYPRASKTRDVIAKLPLASLLLETDAPDMPLNGFQGQPNRPEQAARVFAVLCELRPEPADEIAEVLLNNTYAVFNVRG, from the coding sequence TTGATTTGCCGTTATATCGACACCCACTGCCATTTTGATTTCCCGCCGTTTAGTGGCGATGAAGAGGCCAGCCTGCAACGCGCGGCACAAGCGGGCGTAGGCAAGATCATTGTTCCGGCCACCGAGGCGGCAAATTTTGCCCGCGTGCAGGCGTTAGCGGAAAATTATCAACCGCTGTATGCCGCTTTAGGGTTGCATCCGGGGATGTTGGAAAAACATAACGATGCATCGCTGGATCAGTTACAGCAGGCGTTGGGAAGACGTCCGACGAAGGTGGTGGCGGTGGGGGAGATCGGCCTGGATCTCTTTGGTGACGATCCGCAATTTGAGAGGCAGCAGTGGTTGCTTGATGAACAACTGAAACTGGCGAAACGCTACGATCTGCCGGTGATCCTTCATTCACGGCGCACGCACGACAAACTGGCGATGCATCTTAAACGCCAAAATTTGCCACGCACTGGTGTGGTTCATGGTTTTTCTGGCAGCCTGCAACAGGCCGAACGGTTTGTGCAGCTGGGCTACAAAATTGGCGTAGGCGGTACTATCACCTACCCACGCGCCAGTAAAACCCGCGATGTCATCGCAAAATTACCGTTGGCATCGTTGTTGTTGGAAACCGACGCACCGGATATGCCGCTCAATGGTTTTCAGGGGCAGCCTAATCGCCCTGAACAGGCCGCCCGTGTGTTTGCCGTGCTGTGCGAGTTACGCCCGGAACCCGCGGATGAGATTGCCGAAGTGTTGCTTAATAACACGTATGCGGTGTTTAACGTTCGTGGGTAG
- a CDS encoding YjjW family glycine radical enzyme activase has protein sequence MNSRCALVSKIIPFSCVDGPGSRLALFLQGCNLRCKNCHNPWTMGRCNDCGECVPQCPHQALQIVNSKVVWNAAVCEQCDTCLKMCPQHATPMAQSMNVDEVLSHVRKAVLFIEGITVSGGEATTQLPFVVALFTAIKNDPQLCHLTCLVDSNGMLSETGWEKLLPVCDGAMLDLKAWGSECHQQLTGRDNQQIKRSISLLAERGKLAELRLLVIPGHVDYLQHIDELAEFIRQLGDVPVRLNAFHAHGVYGEAQSWASATPEDVEQLADALREHGVSRLIFPALYL, from the coding sequence ATGAACAGCAGATGCGCTTTAGTCAGTAAGATTATCCCCTTCTCCTGCGTTGACGGGCCAGGCAGTCGTCTGGCTCTGTTTTTACAGGGCTGTAATCTGCGCTGCAAAAACTGTCACAATCCGTGGACAATGGGGCGCTGTAATGATTGCGGTGAGTGCGTGCCACAGTGTCCGCATCAGGCGTTGCAGATTGTTAACAGCAAAGTAGTGTGGAATGCAGCCGTCTGCGAGCAGTGTGATACCTGCCTGAAGATGTGTCCACAACACGCTACGCCGATGGCGCAATCCATGAACGTGGACGAGGTGCTTAGTCACGTCCGCAAAGCGGTGCTGTTTATTGAAGGGATAACGGTAAGCGGCGGCGAAGCCACGACCCAGTTACCGTTTGTGGTGGCGCTGTTTACTGCTATCAAAAATGATCCACAACTGTGTCATCTCACCTGTCTGGTGGACAGTAACGGCATGTTGAGCGAAACCGGCTGGGAAAAATTACTCCCGGTGTGCGACGGCGCGATGCTCGACCTCAAAGCGTGGGGAAGCGAATGTCATCAACAGCTAACCGGACGCGATAATCAGCAGATCAAGCGCAGCATTAGTCTGCTTGCCGAGCGCGGCAAACTGGCAGAACTGCGTTTGCTGGTAATCCCAGGCCACGTGGATTATTTGCAGCATATCGATGAGCTGGCGGAGTTTATCAGGCAACTTGGCGATGTTCCGGTACGCCTGAACGCGTTTCATGCTCACGGCGTGTATGGCGAGGCGCAAAGCTGGGCGAGCGCCACGCCGGAAGACGTTGAGCAATTGGCTGATGCGTTACGGGAGCACGGGGTGAGCCGATTAATATTTCCGGCGCTGTATTTGTGA
- a CDS encoding YjjI family glycine radical enzyme, with the protein MPTSHENALQQRCQQIVTSPVLSPEQKRHFLALEAENNLPYPALPAEARRALDEGVICDMFEGHAPYKPRYVLPDYARFLANGSEWLELEGAKDLDDALSLLTILYHHVPSVTSMPVYLGQLDALLQPYVRILTQDEIDIRIKRFWRYLDRTLPDAFMHANIGPSDSPITRAILRADAELKQVSPNLTFIYDPEITPDDLLLEVAKNICECSKPHIANGPVHDKIFTKGGYGIVSCYNSLPLAGGGSTLVRLNLKAIAERSESLDDFFTRTLPHYCQQQIAIIDARCEFLYQQSHFFENSFLVKEGLINPERFVPMFGMYGLAEAVNLLCEKEGVAARYGKEAAANEVGYRISAQLAEFVANTPVKYGWQKRAMLHAQSGISSDIGTTPGARLPYGDEPDPITHLQTVAPHHAYYYSGISDILTLDETIKRNPQALVQLCLGAFKAGMREFTANVSGSDLVRVTGYMVRLSDLEKYRAEGSRTNTTWLGEEAARNTRILERQPRVISHEQQMRFSQ; encoded by the coding sequence ATGCCCACTTCTCATGAAAATGCACTGCAACAACGTTGCCAGCAAATTGTCACCAGCCCGGTACTTAGCCCGGAGCAGAAACGCCATTTTCTGGCACTGGAAGCAGAAAACAATCTGCCTTACCCGGCGTTGCCTGCCGAAGCCCGCCGCGCGCTGGATGAAGGTGTAATCTGCGATATGTTTGAAGGTCATGCGCCGTATAAACCGCGCTATGTCTTACCCGATTACGCCCGTTTTTTGGCCAACGGTTCAGAATGGCTGGAGCTGGAAGGCGCAAAAGATCTTGATGACGCACTCTCTCTGCTGACCATTCTTTACCACCACGTTCCTTCGGTCACATCGATGCCGGTCTACCTGGGGCAACTGGATGCGTTGTTGCAACCGTATGTTAGAATTCTAACACAAGACGAGATCGATATTCGAATAAAACGTTTCTGGCGTTATCTCGACAGAACCCTGCCAGACGCCTTTATGCACGCCAATATTGGCCCATCTGATTCACCCATTACCCGTGCGATTTTACGCGCAGACGCAGAGCTGAAGCAGGTTTCACCGAACCTGACTTTTATCTACGATCCTGAAATCACCCCTGATGACCTGCTGCTGGAAGTGGCGAAAAACATCTGTGAATGTAGCAAACCGCACATCGCCAACGGTCCCGTGCATGATAAAATTTTCACAAAAGGGGGCTACGGGATTGTGAGCTGTTACAACTCACTGCCGCTGGCGGGTGGTGGCAGCACGCTGGTACGCCTTAACCTGAAAGCCATTGCCGAGCGCAGCGAATCGCTGGATGACTTCTTTACGCGCACTCTACCGCACTACTGCCAACAGCAGATCGCCATCATCGATGCGCGGTGTGAATTCCTCTATCAACAATCACACTTCTTTGAGAATAGCTTCCTGGTGAAAGAAGGGCTGATTAACCCTGAACGTTTTGTGCCAATGTTTGGCATGTATGGGCTGGCGGAAGCGGTTAACTTGCTGTGTGAAAAAGAAGGAGTTGCCGCGCGTTACGGTAAAGAAGCCGCCGCAAATGAAGTGGGTTATCGCATTAGCGCGCAACTGGCGGAGTTTGTCGCCAATACCCCCGTGAAATATGGCTGGCAAAAACGCGCCATGTTACACGCACAGTCGGGGATAAGTTCCGATATCGGCACCACGCCGGGCGCACGTTTGCCATATGGCGATGAGCCAGATCCGATCACCCATCTGCAAACTGTCGCCCCGCATCATGCTTATTATTATTCCGGCATCAGCGACATTTTGACGCTCGACGAAACCATCAAACGTAATCCGCAGGCGCTGGTACAGCTTTGCCTCGGTGCCTTTAAAGCCGGAATGCGTGAATTTACCGCCAATGTCAGCGGTAGCGATCTGGTTCGCGTTACCGGTTATATGGTGCGTTTGTCGGATTTAGAAAAATATCGTGCCGAAGGTTCACGTACCAATACCACCTGGCTGGGAGAAGAAGCCGCACGCAACACTCGTATTCTGGAACGCCAGCCGCGCGTTATAAGCCATGAACAGCAGATGCGCTTTAGTCAGTAA
- the deoC gene encoding deoxyribose-phosphate aldolase, with protein sequence MTDLKASSLRALKLMDLTTLNDDDTDEKVIALCHQAKTPVGNTAAICIYPRFIPIARKTLKEQGTPEIRIATVTNFPHGNDDIEIALAETRAAIAYGADEVDVVFPYRALMAGNEQVGFDLVKACKEACAAANVLLKVIIETGELKDEALIRKASEISIKAGADFIKTSTGKVAVNATPESARIMMEVIRDMGVEKTVGFKPAGGVRTAEDAQKYLAIADELFGADWADARHYRFGASSLLASLLKALGHGDGKSASSY encoded by the coding sequence ATGACTGATCTGAAAGCAAGCAGCCTGCGTGCACTGAAATTGATGGACCTGACCACCCTGAATGACGACGACACCGACGAGAAAGTGATCGCTCTGTGTCATCAGGCCAAAACTCCGGTCGGCAATACCGCCGCTATCTGTATCTACCCTCGCTTTATCCCGATTGCTCGCAAAACGCTGAAAGAGCAGGGCACCCCGGAAATCCGTATCGCTACGGTAACTAACTTCCCACACGGTAACGACGACATCGAAATCGCGCTGGCAGAAACCCGTGCGGCAATCGCCTACGGTGCCGATGAAGTTGACGTAGTGTTCCCGTACCGTGCACTGATGGCGGGTAACGAGCAGGTTGGTTTTGATCTGGTGAAAGCCTGTAAAGAGGCTTGCGCGGCAGCGAACGTACTGCTGAAAGTGATCATCGAAACTGGCGAACTGAAAGACGAAGCGCTGATCCGTAAAGCGTCTGAAATATCCATCAAAGCGGGTGCTGATTTCATCAAAACCTCTACCGGTAAAGTGGCTGTGAATGCGACGCCGGAAAGCGCGCGCATCATGATGGAAGTGATTCGCGACATGGGCGTAGAAAAAACCGTTGGTTTCAAACCGGCGGGCGGCGTGCGTACTGCGGAAGATGCGCAGAAATATCTTGCCATCGCAGATGAACTGTTCGGTGCTGACTGGGCTGATGCGCGTCACTACCGCTTTGGTGCTTCCAGCCTGCTGGCAAGCCTGCTGAAAGCGCTGGGCCACGGCGACGGTAAGAGCGCCAGCAGCTACTAA
- the deoA gene encoding thymidine phosphorylase: MFLAQEIIRKKRDGHALSDEEIRFFINGIRDNTISEGQIAALAMTIFFHDMTMPERVSLTMAMRDSGTVLDWKSLHLNGPIVDKHSTGGVGDVTSLMLGPMVAACGGYIPMISGRGLGHTGGTLDKLESIPGFDIFPDDNRFREIIKDVGVAIIGQTSSLAPADKRFYATRDITATVDSIPLITASILAKKLAEGLDALVMDVKVGSGAFMPTYELSEALAEAIVGVANGAGVRTTALLTDMNQVLASSAGNAVEVREAVQFLTGEYRNPRLFDVTMALCVEMLTSGKLAKDDAEARAKLQAVLDNGKAAEVFGRMVAAQKGPTDFVENYAKYLPTAMLTKAVYADTEGFVSEMDTRALGMAVVAMGGGRRQASDTIDYSVGFTDMARLGDQVDGQRPLAVIHAKDENSWQEAAKAVKAAIKLADKAPESTPTVYRRISE, from the coding sequence TTGTTTCTCGCACAAGAAATTATTCGTAAAAAACGTGATGGTCATGCGCTGAGCGATGAAGAAATTCGCTTCTTTATCAACGGTATTCGCGACAACACTATCTCCGAAGGGCAGATTGCCGCCCTCGCGATGACCATTTTCTTCCACGATATGACAATGCCGGAGCGTGTCTCGCTGACGATGGCGATGCGAGATTCAGGAACCGTTCTCGACTGGAAAAGCCTGCATCTGAATGGCCCGATTGTTGATAAACACTCGACCGGCGGCGTCGGCGATGTGACTTCGCTGATGTTGGGGCCGATGGTCGCTGCCTGTGGCGGCTATATTCCGATGATCTCCGGTCGCGGCCTCGGCCATACTGGCGGTACGCTCGACAAGTTGGAATCCATCCCTGGCTTCGACATTTTCCCGGATGACAACCGTTTCCGCGAAATTATTAAAGACGTCGGCGTGGCGATTATCGGCCAGACCAGCTCACTGGCTCCGGCAGATAAACGTTTCTACGCGACCCGCGATATTACCGCAACCGTGGATTCCATCCCGCTGATCACTGCCTCGATCCTGGCGAAGAAACTTGCGGAAGGTCTGGACGCGCTGGTGATGGACGTGAAAGTGGGTAGCGGCGCGTTTATGCCGACCTACGAACTCTCTGAAGCCCTTGCCGAAGCGATTGTTGGCGTGGCTAACGGCGCTGGCGTGCGCACCACCGCGCTGCTCACCGATATGAATCAGGTGCTGGCCTCCAGTGCAGGTAACGCGGTTGAAGTTCGTGAAGCGGTGCAGTTCCTGACTGGTGAGTATCGTAACCCGCGTCTGTTTGATGTCACGATGGCGTTGTGTGTGGAGATGCTTACCTCCGGCAAACTGGCGAAAGATGACGCCGAAGCGCGCGCGAAATTGCAGGCGGTACTGGACAACGGTAAAGCGGCAGAAGTCTTTGGTCGTATGGTAGCGGCACAAAAAGGCCCGACCGACTTCGTTGAGAACTACGCGAAGTATCTGCCGACAGCGATGCTGACGAAAGCAGTCTATGCTGATACCGAAGGTTTTGTCAGTGAAATGGATACCCGCGCGCTGGGAATGGCAGTGGTTGCAATGGGCGGCGGTCGCCGTCAGGCATCTGACACCATCGATTACAGCGTCGGCTTTACTGATATGGCGCGTCTGGGCGACCAGGTAGACGGTCAGCGTCCGCTGGCGGTTATCCACGCGAAAGACGAAAACAGCTGGCAGGAAGCGGCGAAAGCGGTGAAAGCGGCAATTAAACTTGCCGATAAAGCACCGGAAAGCACACCAACTGTCTATCGCCGTATCAGCGAATAA
- the deoB gene encoding phosphopentomutase — MKRAFIMVLDSFGIGATEDAERFGDVGADTLGHIAEACAKGEADNGRKGPLNLPNLTRLGLAKAHEGSTGFIPAGMDGNAEVIGAYAWAHEMSSGKDTPSGHWEIAGVPVLFEWGYFSDHENSFPQELLDKLVERANLPGYLGNCHSSGTVILDQLGEEHMKTGKPIFYTSADSVFQIACHEETFGLDKLYELCEIAREELTNGGYNIGRVIARPFIGDKAGNFQRTGNRHDLAVEPPAPTVLQKLVDEKHGQVVSVGKIADIYANCGITKKVKATGLDALFDATIKEMKEAGDNTIVFTNFVDFDSSWGHRRDVAGYAAGLELFDRRLPELMSLLRDDDILILTADHGCDPTWTGTDHTREHIPVLVYGPKVKPGSLGHRETFADIGQTLAKYFGTSDMEYGKAMF, encoded by the coding sequence ATGAAACGTGCATTTATTATGGTGCTGGACTCATTCGGCATCGGCGCTACAGAAGATGCAGAACGCTTTGGTGACGTCGGGGCTGACACCCTGGGTCATATCGCAGAAGCTTGTGCCAAAGGCGAAGCTGATAATGGTCGTAAAGGCCCGCTCAATCTGCCAAATCTGACCCGTCTGGGGTTGGCGAAAGCACACGAAGGTTCTACCGGTTTCATTCCGGCGGGAATGGACGGCAACGCTGAAGTTATCGGCGCGTACGCATGGGCGCACGAAATGTCATCCGGTAAAGACACCCCGTCTGGTCACTGGGAAATCGCCGGTGTCCCGGTTCTGTTTGAGTGGGGATACTTCTCCGATCACGAAAACAGCTTCCCGCAAGAGCTACTGGATAAACTGGTCGAGCGCGCTAATCTGCCGGGTTACCTCGGTAACTGCCACTCTTCCGGTACGGTCATTCTGGATCAGCTGGGCGAAGAGCACATGAAAACCGGCAAGCCGATTTTCTATACCTCCGCTGACTCAGTGTTCCAGATTGCTTGCCACGAAGAAACCTTTGGCCTGGATAAACTCTACGAACTGTGCGAAATCGCCCGTGAAGAGCTGACCAACGGCGGCTACAACATCGGTCGTGTTATCGCTCGTCCGTTTATCGGCGACAAAGCCGGTAACTTCCAGCGTACCGGTAACCGTCATGACCTGGCTGTTGAACCGCCAGCACCGACCGTGCTGCAGAAACTGGTTGATGAAAAACACGGCCAGGTGGTTTCTGTCGGTAAAATTGCAGACATCTACGCTAACTGCGGCATCACCAAAAAAGTGAAAGCGACCGGCCTGGACGCGCTGTTTGACGCCACCATCAAAGAGATGAAAGAAGCGGGTGATAACACCATCGTCTTCACCAACTTCGTTGACTTCGACTCTTCCTGGGGTCACCGTCGCGACGTTGCCGGTTATGCTGCGGGTCTGGAACTGTTCGACCGCCGTCTGCCAGAGCTGATGTCTTTGCTGCGCGATGACGACATCCTGATCCTCACTGCTGACCACGGTTGTGATCCGACCTGGACCGGTACTGACCATACCCGTGAACACATTCCGGTACTGGTTTACGGCCCGAAAGTAAAACCGGGTTCGCTGGGGCACCGTGAAACTTTCGCGGATATCGGCCAGACTCTGGCAAAATATTTTGGTACTTCTGATATGGAATATGGCAAAGCCATGTTCTGA
- the deoD gene encoding purine-nucleoside phosphorylase: MATPHINAEMGDFADVVLMPGDPLRAKYIAETFLEDAREVNNVRGMLGFTGTYKGRKISVMGHGMGIPSCSIYTKELITDFGVKKIIRVGSCGAVLPHVKLRDVVIGMGACTDSKVNRIRFKDHDFAAIADFDMVRNAVDAAKALGIDARVGNLFSADLFYSPDGEMFDVMEKYGILGVEMEAAGIYGVAAEFGAKALTICTVSDHIRTHEQTTAAERQTTFNDMIKIALESVLLGDKE, translated from the coding sequence ATGGCTACTCCACACATTAATGCAGAAATGGGCGATTTCGCTGACGTAGTTTTGATGCCAGGCGACCCGCTGCGTGCGAAGTATATTGCTGAAACTTTCCTTGAAGATGCTCGTGAAGTGAACAACGTTCGCGGTATGCTGGGCTTCACCGGTACTTACAAAGGCCGCAAAATTTCTGTAATGGGCCACGGTATGGGTATCCCGTCCTGCTCCATCTACACTAAAGAACTGATCACCGATTTCGGCGTGAAGAAAATCATTCGCGTTGGTTCCTGTGGCGCAGTTCTGCCGCACGTAAAACTGCGTGACGTAGTGATTGGTATGGGTGCCTGCACCGATTCCAAAGTTAACCGCATCCGTTTTAAAGACCATGACTTTGCAGCTATCGCTGACTTCGACATGGTGCGTAACGCAGTAGATGCAGCTAAAGCACTGGGCATTGATGCTCGCGTTGGTAACCTGTTCTCCGCTGACCTGTTCTACTCTCCGGACGGCGAAATGTTCGACGTGATGGAAAAATACGGCATCCTCGGCGTGGAAATGGAAGCGGCTGGTATCTACGGCGTGGCTGCAGAGTTTGGCGCGAAAGCCCTGACCATCTGCACCGTGTCTGACCACATCCGCACTCACGAGCAAACCACTGCCGCTGAGCGTCAGACTACCTTCAACGACATGATCAAAATCGCACTGGAATCCGTTCTGCTGGGCGATAAAGAGTAA
- a CDS encoding helix-turn-helix domain-containing protein, with protein sequence MIDLKNQEREIINLMFSQGISWLTAVRIRHKLSLAEVSKMLGISINSLKQIEKTERLSSNIKNKMAGIYGCPPELLICPYWMTAEHK encoded by the coding sequence ATGATCGATCTGAAGAACCAGGAACGGGAGATTATCAATTTAATGTTCAGCCAGGGTATATCCTGGCTAACCGCCGTGCGTATCAGGCATAAACTATCACTTGCTGAAGTTAGTAAAATGTTGGGTATCTCGATTAATTCTCTAAAACAAATCGAAAAGACGGAACGGCTTAGTTCAAACATCAAAAACAAAATGGCAGGAATTTATGGTTGTCCGCCAGAGTTGCTGATATGCCCTTACTGGATGACGGCTGAACATAAATGA
- the lplA gene encoding lipoate--protein ligase LplA yields the protein MSTLRLLISDSYDPWFNLAVEECIFRQMPATQRVLFLWRNADTVVIGRAQNPWKECNTRRMEEDNVRLARRSSGGGAVFHDLGNTCFTFMAGKPEYDKTISTSIVLNALNALGVSAEASGRNDLVVKTAEGDRKVSGSAYRETKDRGFHHGTLLLNADLSRLANYLNPDKKKLAAKGITSVRSRVTNLTELLPGITHEQVCEAITEAFFAHYGERVEAEIISPDKTPDLPNFAETFARQSSWEWNFGQAPAFSHLLDERFTWGGVELHFDVEKGHITRAQVFTDSLNPAPLEALAGRLQGCLYRADMLQQECEALLVDFPEQEKELRELSAWMAGAVR from the coding sequence ATGTCCACATTACGCCTGCTCATCTCTGACTCTTACGACCCGTGGTTTAACCTGGCGGTAGAGGAGTGTATTTTTCGCCAGATGCCCGCCACGCAGCGCGTTTTGTTTCTCTGGCGCAATGCCGACACGGTAGTGATTGGTCGCGCGCAGAACCCGTGGAAAGAGTGTAATACCCGGCGAATGGAAGAAGATAACGTTCGCCTGGCACGGCGCAGTAGCGGTGGCGGCGCGGTGTTCCACGATCTCGGCAATACCTGTTTTACCTTCATGGCTGGCAAGCCGGAATACGATAAAACGATCTCCACCTCGATTGTGCTCAATGCACTGAACGCGCTCGGTGTCAGCGCCGAAGCGTCCGGACGTAACGATTTGGTGGTGAAAACCGCCGAAGGCGACCGTAAAGTCTCAGGCTCGGCCTATCGCGAAACCAAAGATCGTGGCTTCCATCACGGCACCTTGCTACTCAATGCCGACCTTAGCCGCCTGGCAAACTATCTCAACCCGGATAAAAAGAAACTGGCGGCGAAAGGCATTACGTCGGTACGTTCCCGCGTGACCAATCTGACCGAATTGCTGCCGGGAATTACCCATGAGCAGGTTTGCGAAGCCATAACCGAGGCCTTTTTCGCCCATTATGGCGAGCGTGTAGAAGCGGAAATTATCTCCCCGGACAAAACGCCGGACTTGCCGAACTTCGCCGAAACCTTTGCCCGCCAGAGTAGCTGGGAATGGAATTTCGGACAGGCTCCAGCGTTCTCGCATCTGCTGGATGAACGCTTTACCTGGGGCGGCGTAGAACTGCATTTCGACGTCGAAAAAGGCCATATCACCCGCGCCCAGGTGTTTACCGATAGCCTCAACCCCGCACCTCTGGAAGCTCTCGCCGGACGACTGCAAGGCTGCCTGTACCGCGCGGATATGCTGCAACAAGAGTGTGAAGCTCTGTTGGTCGACTTCCCTGAACAGGAAAAAGAGCTAAGGGAATTATCGGCGTGGATGGCAGGGGCGGTGCGGTAA